From the genome of Calliopsis andreniformis isolate RMS-2024a unplaced genomic scaffold, iyCalAndr_principal scaffold0022, whole genome shotgun sequence, one region includes:
- the Pnuts gene encoding phosphatase 1 nuclear targeting subunit isoform X3: protein MTKFSKKLVSKCIYIQILKTTNTDLLSQFMGAGGWNLIHMWLTDGILAKNWALIQELLGLLLLCPVDIERLKSNNCPKLIKGLSKEGSHQGVRVLASRLVEQWLKIVKGEAAPNSVPAQIMAIPVQSTGTMGQNLVPQSTQQQQQQQQQYSIHCGIQQISDTAENATVHVQDLQFIPNSTSTIAVSHIQQQQPQEQQQQQLQERTTVQPLQLQVVSKPQQVQIQQLSSQQAKKPAFVVVSTSSQSPVPVYKITIREGKQILTKVETDAANINCVLNTNNAKIGINGDIVNDKLPVKETVEDAESIKLSDGVISGQDCETDIAQSEQLDQISSEVKQTVVDSMDSTTDVEVVKNKENKDSKDIKDNVSSENNKSSNKENRDSSKKDEKKSSSSDKKSHHSSSSSSKSSSKHTSSSSSHRSSSTSNKSSSHRSSSSSNSSSSSKSSSSKDKSSKDKEKHHSSSKHSSSKSKSDKEKEKEKQKKDQAEKDKATLEKVQGQALSSKLGKIPKKKLEEEKSGDAVVRKSSTDSRDSSKENKTDSKKVVAIPEKKNISISIESRKNSQDSTARPKTVKTFNSKFRSTGLEEEVKPPPPRSAKKQNPIIDKKVIPQKLPVLKRPSPLREAVPSADKRAKLSLDSPTTPPSEEKKGGIKLIPPKPKPMVLQESDMFMDALTASTKSKEPRKRKRRTSITKDGPTANNDNRDVTPPPTLPPSADEKSPVVVKPNFKFYQDTLETDEDKEQKEKENSDEDVKKVKEEAGDEPKESKIFKIDTDDDTGSNTPTPEDDAEEKTSDSPEDTSSASDSTKKENSSYPEIRYVDGLRSVLLLQKRKGPKKTLKWKTDLESVRYFELDETERVNVTKTFTDMKQMEKQNEREAFQMARKLSNEDLMEERTRWKPLIPIDLPPALVEPGKDSREKDIQYAREKGILQALYFNRSMIPDSAAEPDEERHHVYTDPKIIPLDDLTGNKESEKDFTSMPWPEPKPQLQPQTPAVANFHYPSFPHNPQPVMTPMGPQTSMGPMPQISQPMMGPPHMGPLGPDMGGPMPAGGGGGWRTGDGKVVVPDGMGMNPMGNMPSTFPPGMEGGPIVPPGMMGPPPMYNQQQEGYNMMGPEDMGFNNMNPNNFQGPPGPMYGPGPNFQGPRGGGPMHGRGRGMPGPGWYRGGGGPPGRGGWRGGGGWRGSGKQPPVCRQFSKNGYCRVGDKCQYLHPGVNCPPF from the exons ATGACAAAGTTTTCAAAAAAGCTTGTTTCAAAATGCATTTATATACAAATATTAAAAACTACAAACACGGATTTACTTAGTCA atTTATGGGTGCTGGAGGATGGAATCTCATTCATATGTGGCTCACTGATGGTATTCTTGCAAAGAATTGGGCCCTTATTCAAGAACTTCTTGGACTTCTACTGTTATGTCCAGTAGATATTGAAAGGTTAAAGAGCAACAATTGCCCAAAATTAATAAAAGGGCTTTCCAAAGAAGGCAGCCATCAAGGTGTAAGAGTATTGGCTAGtcgattggtggagcaatggctgaaGATAGTGAAAGGAGAAGCTGCACCAAATTCTGTGCCAGCACAAATTATGGCAATTCCAGTACAGAGTACTGGAACTATGGGACAAAATTTGGTTCCTCAGTCAacccaacaacagcagcagcagcaacaacagtaTTCCATACATTGTGGTATTCAACAAATCTCGGATACTGCGGAAAACGCAACGGTTCATGTGCAGGATCTACAATTTATTCCAAATTCTACTTCAACCATTGCAGTATCTCACATTCAGCAGCAACAACCACAAgagcagcaacaacagcagtTACAAGAAAGGACTACTGTGCAACCTTTGCAATTACAAGTTGTTAGTAAACCTCAGcaggtacaaatacaacaattatCGTCGCAACAAGCAAAAAAACCAGCATTTGTTGTGGTATCTACATCTTCACAATCTCCAGTCCCTGTTTACAAAATTACAATTCGTGAAGGTAAACAAATTCTCACGAAAGTGGAAACAGATGCTGCAAATATTAATTGTGTTTTAAATACGAATAATGCAAAAATAGGAATTAATGGGGACATTGTGAATGATAAGCTTCCGGTGAAAGAAACTGTCGAAGACGCAGAATCGATAAAACTTAGTGATGGTGTAATTAGTGGTCAAGATTGTGAGACAGATATTGCACAATCTGAACAATTAGACCAAATTTCAAGTGAAGTGAAACAAACTGTAGTAGATTCCATGGACAGTACAACTGATGTGGAAGTTGTTAAAAACAAAGAAAACAAAGACTCTAAAGACATTAAAGATAATGTTAGTAGTGAAAATAATAAATCTAGTAATAAAGAAAATCGGGACTCTTCTAAAAAAGATGAGAAGAAATCTAGTAGTTCTGATAAAAAGAGTCATCACAGTTCGTCTTCATCCTCCAAAAGTTCTTCTAAACATACTTCAAGTTCAAGCTCACATCGTTCCAGTTCCACATCAAACAAATCCAGTAGTCATCGCTCTAGTTctagtagtaatagtagtagtagttcAAAAAGTTCTAGTTCCAAGGACAAGTCTTCCAAGGATAAAGAAAAACATCATTCATCTAGTAAACATAGTTCTAGTAAAAGTAAGTCCGAcaaggaaaaagaaaaagaaaagcagAAAAAAGATCAGGCAGAGAAAGATAAAGCAACTTTAGAAAAAGTACAAGGACAGGCATTAAGTTCAAAATTGGGAAAAATACCTAAAAAGAAGTTAGAAGAAGAAAAATCGGGCGATGCGGTTGTGAGAAAGTCGTCAACGGATTCTAGGGACAGCTCTAAGGAAAATAAGACTGATTCGAAAAAAGTTGTTGCAATTCCAGAAAAAAAGAacatttctatttctattgaaAGTAGGAAAAATTCTCAAGATTCTACAGCACGGCCAAAGACTGTGAAAACATTTAACTCTAAATTCAGATCAACGGGTTTGGAGGAAGAAGTAAAACCTCCGCCGCCGAGATCAGCTAAGAAACAAAACCCAATTATAGATAAAAAAGTTATACCGCAAAAATTACCTGTTTTGAAGAGGCCATCACCGCTCAGAGAAGCTGTTCCATCAGCAGACAAACGAGCCAAGTTGTCATTGGATTCGCCGACTACACCTCCGAGTGAAGAGAAGAAAGGCGGGATCAAATTGATACCACCAAAGCCAAAAC CAATGGTCCTACAGGAAAGCGATATGTTTATGGATGCATTAACTGCGTCGACAAAAAGTAAAGAGCCGCGAAAAAGGAAACGGAGAACGTCCATCACAAAGGACGGTCCTACTGCCAATAATGATAATCGTGATGTTACACCTCCACCTACTTTACCACCAAGTGCCGATGAAAAATCACCAGTAGTTGTCAAGCCTAATTTTAAG TTTTATCAAGATACTTTAGAAACAGACGAAGATAAGGAGCAAAAAGAGAAAGAGAATTCAGACGAAGACGTTAAAAAAGTTAAAGAGGAAGCGGGAGATGAGCCAAAAGAAAGCAAAATATTCAAGATAGATACGGACGACGATACTGGAAGTAACA CACCAACACCTGAAGATGACGCGGAAGAAAAAACATCCGATTCTCCGGAGGATACATCTTCCGCATCTGATTCGACGAAAAAAGAAAATAGTTCTTATCCAGAAATACGTTATGTCGATGGTTTAAGAAGCGTTCTACTGCTTCAGAAACGCAAAGGACCAAAAAAAACGTTGAAATGGAAAACAGATCTAGAATCTGTGCGATACTTCGAGTTAGATGAAACAGAAAGGGTAAATGTAACGAAGACATTTACGGATATGAAGCAAATGGAGAAGCAAAATGAGAGAGAAGCATTCCAAATGGCCAGGAAATTAA GTAATGAGGATTTAATGGAAGAGAGAACACGATGGAAACCATTGATTCCGATTGATCTACCTCCAGCCTTAGTAGAACCTGGAAAAGATAGCAGAGAAAAAGATATCCAATATGCTCGGGAAAAAGGCATTCTGCAAGCGCTATACTTCAACCGAAGCAT GATTCCGGACTCTGCAGCAGAACCTGACGAAGAACGTCATCACGTTTACACGGATCCTAAAATCATTCCTTTAGACGATCTCACAGGAAATAAGGAAAGTGAAAAGGATTTCACTTCTATGCCGTGGCCAGAACCGAAGCCTCAGTTGCAACCTCAAACGCCAGCAGTCGCGAACTTCCATTATCCATCATTTCCACATAATCCACAGCCTGTAATGACGCCTATgggtcctcaaacttcgatgggTCCAATGCCTCAAATATCTCAACCAATGATGGGACCTCCTCACATGGGTCCCTTAGGTCCCGATATGGGCGGACCAATGCCTGCCGGAGGAGGTGGAGGATGGAGAACCggagatggaaaagttgttgtacctgACGGAATGGGTATGAATCCGATGGGAAATATGCCAAGTACATTTCCACCAGGAATGGAAGGTGGCCCAATAGTACCTCCAGGTATGATGGGACCACCACCTATGTACAATCAACAGCAAGAAGGGTACAATATGATGGGTCCAGAAGACATGGGATTCAATAATATGAATCCAAATAATTTTCAAGGCCCACCTGGTCCTATGTATGGGCCTGGACCCAACTTCCAAGGTCCCAGGGGCGGTGGTCCAATGCATGGCAGAGGTAGAGGTATGCCTGGACCTGGTTGGTACAGAGGTGGTGGGGGACCACCTGGAAGAGGTGGATGGAGGGGGGGTGGCGGATGGAGGGGAAGTGGGAAACAACCTCCAGTGTGCAGGCAATTTTCAAAGAACGGTTATTGCCGAGTAGGTGATAAATGTCAGTATCTTCATCCGGGAGTAAATTGTCCGCCATTTTGA